The following DNA comes from Chryseobacterium gallinarum.
TAGATTACCCTGCTTCACACCTTGAAGTGGATGCACAGAATTTTAAATTCAAAACCCATTTAACGGCTGACAGGCAAGGAGCAAAAGGATATATCCAGACTCCATCGGTAACACCCTGGAGAACCATCATCGTTGCTCCAAAAGCAGAAGAAGTGATGGATTCTAAAATGATCTTCAACCTTAATGAGCCTACAAAATATACCGATACGTCTTACATTCATCCTACAAAATACATGGGAGTATGGTGGGAAATGATCATCGGAAAATCCCAATGGGCATATTCTACGGCTGAAAACGTACACTTAGGCAAAACAGACTTTACAAAGCTTACTCCAAACGGAAAACATGCCGCAAACAATACAAAAGTTAAAGAATACATAGACTTCGCAGCGGAAAACGGATTCCAGGGACTTCTGATTGAAGGATGGAACATCGGTTGGGAAGACTGGTTCGGGAATTCCAAAGAATATGTTTTTGACTTCATTACCCCTTATCCGGATTTTGATATCAAAATGCTGAATGAGTATGCTCATTCCAAAGGAATTAAGCTGATTATGCATCATGAAACTTCAGGTTCTGCAACGAATTATGAAAGATGGGCAGATAAAGCTTTCCAGACAATGAATAAATATGGATATGACGCTGTAAAAACCGGATATGTAGGAGATATTATTCCGAGAGGAGAGCACCATTATTCTCAATGGACCATCAATCATTATTATAGAATTGCTGAAAAAGCAAACGACTATAAAATTATGATAAACTCTCACGAATCTGTACGTCCAACAGGAGAGAGCCGCACCTATCCGAACTATATTTCTGCAGAAGCAGCCCGTGGAACAGAATATGAAGCATTCGGAGGAAATAAGCCTGATCATCAGACCGTACTTCCGTTTACAAGATGGATGGGTGGCTCTATGGATTACACACCGGGAATTTTCCAGACTAAGCTGGATTATTACTTCCCTGGAGATAAGCGTTTTGTAAAAACTACATTGGCTAAGCAATTGGCACTGTATGTAACGATGTACATGCCTCTTCAGATGGCGGCAGACCTTCCGGAGAACTACAAAAAGCATATGGATGCATTTCAGTTTATCAAGGATGTAGCAGCAGATTGGGATGATACGAAAATCTTATCTGCAGAGCCGGGAGATTATGTAATCACTGCAAGAAAAGCAAAAGGTACCGAAAACTGGTTTGTAGGAGGTATTACCGATGAAAACAAACGTGATTATACTGTAGATTTCTCATTCCTGGATAAAGGAAAAAAATATGTAGCGACAGTTTATGAAGATGGAAAAGATGCGGATTATATCGACAATCCTCAAAGCTATAATATCTATAAAAAAGAAATTACCAGCAAATCAAAAATTAATTTTAAAATGGCGAGAAGCGGAGGTTTTGCAATCTCTGTTAAACCTGTAAAATAATTTTAAAGAATAAACATTAAGGTGCCCCGGTTCATTGTTTTCAATGTCCGGGGTATTTTATATATGTTTGTTTTTTCTAAAGAACTTTAGATACGTGAATATTTTCAATAAAAAATTTTAAAAATGTTGGGTATAAGGCATGAATTCTAATATATTGCAGGAATATTTGAAAATTTAATGCTAAATTGAACTTTAATATGAAGACAATATATGCAGTACTCACCCTCTCCATAGCTTCTGCCGCTTTTTCTCAGAAAACACTGGAAAGAGTAGAACCGGCTTTCTGGTGGAAGGGAATGAAAAATCCCGAACTTCAGATCCTGGTGTATGGAAAAGATATTGCCCATAATGAAATTTCACTTTCAGATGGTATCCGTGTTAAAGATATTCAGAAAGTAGAAAATCCTAATTATGCTTTTATTACCGTAAATACCAATGAAATTAATGTTCCAAAGTTTACCATCAATGTTAAAAAGGGTAAAAAAAGCCTGGAAACTTATACCTATGAACTGAAGCAGAGAAACCCCGGATCTGCAGATCGTGAATCTTTTACCTCTAAGGATGTTATGTATCTGATTATGCCGGATCGTTTCGCTAATGGAGATGAAAAAAATGACTCAAACCCGGAATTAACTGAAAAGGCAGATCGGAACCTGCCTAACGGAAGACACGGTGGAGACCTTAAAGGGATTATCAACAACCTTGATTATATTCAGAATCTTGGCGCTACGGCAGTATGGCTTACACCAGTGAATGAAGACAATGAGAAAGTTTACTCTTATCATGGCTATGCTCAAACCGATTTATATAAAATTGATGCCCGCTATGGCACGAATGAAGAATACAGAAATCTTTCCCGTGAACTGAATAAAAGAAATATGAAGCTGGTTATGGATTACGTAACCAACCACTGGG
Coding sequences within:
- a CDS encoding glycoside hydrolase family 97 protein, whose translation is MKKITVGALLLSMMFAGVKAQSLKSPDGKFEMNFQLKEGVPYYNLKYNGAIVVEDSKLGLRLFKDKAIKFASEIAKPEDAKFDLNNGFAKIDEKRDSKNETWQPVLGEKKNYINHYNELAITLNQASTDRSIVVKFRLFNDGLGFRYEFPQQKNLNYFVIREEDSEIDFPTDMKAWWIVADYDSQEYQYQETKVSEIPAQWDKAFDANASQTLVKNAVQSPLMLKKEGKNPLYINVAEAAVLDYPASHLEVDAQNFKFKTHLTADRQGAKGYIQTPSVTPWRTIIVAPKAEEVMDSKMIFNLNEPTKYTDTSYIHPTKYMGVWWEMIIGKSQWAYSTAENVHLGKTDFTKLTPNGKHAANNTKVKEYIDFAAENGFQGLLIEGWNIGWEDWFGNSKEYVFDFITPYPDFDIKMLNEYAHSKGIKLIMHHETSGSATNYERWADKAFQTMNKYGYDAVKTGYVGDIIPRGEHHYSQWTINHYYRIAEKANDYKIMINSHESVRPTGESRTYPNYISAEAARGTEYEAFGGNKPDHQTVLPFTRWMGGSMDYTPGIFQTKLDYYFPGDKRFVKTTLAKQLALYVTMYMPLQMAADLPENYKKHMDAFQFIKDVAADWDDTKILSAEPGDYVITARKAKGTENWFVGGITDENKRDYTVDFSFLDKGKKYVATVYEDGKDADYIDNPQSYNIYKKEITSKSKINFKMARSGGFAISVKPVK